In Porites lutea chromosome 7, jaPorLute2.1, whole genome shotgun sequence, a single window of DNA contains:
- the LOC140942627 gene encoding mucin-like protein, with translation MNASQTLDREIVTVILQSSLQNASDTLGIQITVAGNFSEWSDWGPCSSSCGTGTQNRTRTCTNPPPINNGSDCEGFRVEERLCNGSSCPVDGNYTEWTPWGQCSATCDNGTQTRYRSCINPAPLNGGRDCQGPRNETQLCIIEACTPRLYPYGVQFNDVRLPNSPSLTSFCFRINIDGQGIPFVLRRHRRIYVCRNGMLKFISSRVIQWPERFPGRRNEDGIQRFRSSFILAPYWAVISHAAFGNQPASSKVFYQVYKKHPMNSNNDKKVFKRANRDVQRYQTNPTIPLFEASWILVVTWVNIYPSGFPLVQTANTFQAVLISDGYHAFTLFNYPENGIKWSTPSPGIFRPVWQNVAGLPVAGYNAGVGFNSPSLRYVNLPRSGTVDVDTLDALPGTATNRLGRWFYRLDENSPFQDLSRRTCAVWIRQQFNVQRPLNLPACPCQFNQATLDKRFFVDYNGTLATRNNGTICAYSIPSVTSRWLQQCCYTDIPGGGKVLSLGPPEGGSPLLIPFTGAPGLSDFEGRDACCNTSSLCSFYYQLRPSRNCLDYSLRRRGFIFGDPHFTTLDNTTYTFNGLGEYTMIVIDNGVFEMQARTRRTTGRGLGTVFSAAAAKEENTAIVEGRIDNKGGLEVLVAGRPYDISSIAQFGARLPEANITLIRDSDGSVTALFPSGISFIFANVERALSISFDGPVEFKNRTRGLLGTWNDDPSDDFVTPDGKMLPAEASPQEIHYKFGLKWQIDASKSLFTYGANESSAAFIDLSYVPMFIDNITWTNDSFRLQAERVCGNNTNCLFDAAVTVDTSYGWTTRRQEENNNQVNRELASFPPRIHGPNVINATINQTIELNITAEHNSSDYFVFTVWNFPNVEIVANTSQYLVIRWQPISTQTVEPVFDVTGSDGSSSELRPMIVLCPCKHPSRCIEDEVVQIQRESGARFIILSCGCPSGFTGQFCKSKIDACVENNQPCFPGVKCHDLNSSGGKAGYRCDPCPAGYRGDGAICEDIDECASNVSKCSQLCINSPGSYLCDCNHGYQLDNDHTSCKDINECMDFNYCMHNCSNFPGGRNCTCFEGFQVDPNDNTVCIPILSCNATATGCQQVCAMVHGLPKCSCHKGYDLDNDGKSCHDINECTTHKHKCSQLCHNSDGSYKCSCRPGFTLSSDGVTCNDIDECGLIDELYCAGPLDVCFNTIGSFRCDCQQGFQRVNSTCEENFPEIKARFQTSAPTFSVKTDLVPKDGINNAVAMTLKDTNLEEWRGGLSISFKDAVTRVAVAYCEQGKDAECYNTAVVKRSVSGETLTGSVELLKKFPKEQRSYLVVAFYVILQNSQGEGYVMNQNALVDALKESVAVLSSSIKKEVYNIQAYLKEDRISPPSRESQIDKLQNKWIIIGVSATIAFVMVMVMIALFRRNRENSYHPTKLVTNIEFFTLRWNRDGTREDDMFLGIPNPGITSTTTTL, from the exons ATGAATGCTTCTCAGACGCTCGATAGAGAAATTGTGACGGTAATCTTGCAGTCCTCCTTACAAAACGCTAGTGATACCCTTGGTATACAAATAACAG TTGCTGGAAACTTCTCTGAGTGGAGTGATTGGGGACCGTGCAGCTCCTCCTGTGGGACTGGTACCCAAAATAGAACTCGTACCTGTACCAATCCCCCTCCAATCAACAATGGTTCAGACTGCGAGGGATTTCGGGTCGAAGAAAGACTATGTAACGGAAGCTCGTGCCCAG TTGATGGTAACTACACAGAGTGGACTCCATGGGGGCAATGCAGCGCAACATGTGACAATGGAACGCAAACTCGCTACCGGTCCTGTATCAATCCCGCACCATTAAATGGCGGCCGCGACTGCCAAGGACCAAGAAATGAGACACAGCTATGCATTATTGAAGCTTGTACCC CTCGGCTGTATCCTTATGGCGTGCAATTTAATGATGTCAGACTTCCCAACTCCCCGTCCTTGACAAGTTTCTGTTTCAGGATAAACATCGATGGCCAGGGAATCCCTTTCGTCTTAAGAAGACACCGAAGAATTTAT GTATGTCGAAATGGTATGTTAAAATTTATTAGTTCACGCGTCATTCAGTGGCCTGAACGTTTTCCTGGTCGAAGAAACGAAGATGGAATTCAAAGATTCCGAAGCTCTTTCATCTTGGCACCGTACTGGGCTGTCATTAGTCACGCAGCTTTCGGAAATCAACCAGCATCCTCTAAGGTCTTTTATCAAGTGTACAAGAAGCACCCCATGAATTCCAACAATGACAAGAAAGTCTTCAAAAGAGCAAATAGAGATGTGCAGCGGTATCAAACAAATCCCACAATTCCTCTATTTGAAGCGAGCTGGATACTGGTGGTGACTTGGGTCAATATTTACCCTAGTGGATTTCCCCTTGTACAAACG GCAAACACATTTCAGGCTGTTCTTATATCAGATGGTTATCATGCTTTCACGTTGTTCAATTATCCTGAAAACGGAATCAAATGGTCAACGCCTTCACCAGG GATATTCCGTCCGGTCTGGCAAAATGTAGCCGGACTTCCCGTTGCCGGATATAATGCAGGTGTCGGATTTAATAGTCCATCCCTGCGTTACGTCAATTTACCCAG GTCGGGAACTGTTGATGTGGACACATTAGATGCCCTTCCTGGAACAGCAACAAATCGTCTTGGAAGGTGGTTTTACAGGCTTGATGAAAACTCGCCTTTTCAGGACTTGTCAAGGAGAACATGCGCCGTATGGATAAGGCAGCAGTTCAACGTCCAAAGACCGCTGAACTTACCTGCGTGCCCCTGTCAGTTCAACCAGGCTACCTTGGATAAACGTTTCTTCGTAGATTACAACGGAACTCTTGCTACAAGAAATAATGGAACTATATGCGCATACTCCATACCTTCTGTAACAAGCCGATGGTTGCAGCAGTGTTGTTACACGGACATTCCAGGGGGTGGAAAAGTACTCTCGCTGGGACCACCAGAAGGGGGTAGCCCTTTGTTAATCCCCTTCACTGGGGCCCCTGGTTTATCTGATTTCGAGGGCCGTGATGCATGTTGCAATACATCGAGTCTTTGTTCTTTCTACTATCAGCTACGTCCATCTCGAAACTGCTTAGATTACTCTTTGAGACGAAGAG gtTTTATATTCGGAGATCCACATTTCACAACACTAGATAACACTACATACACCTTTAACGGCCTTGGGGAATACACAATGATTGTTATTGACAACGGAGTGTTTGAGATGCAGGCGCGCACAAGAAGGACCACGGGTAGAGGCCTGGGAACGGTGTTTTCAGCAGCGGCTGCGAAAGAAGAAAACACTGCTATTGTGGAAGGACGAATAGACAATAAGG gtGGTCTTGAAGTGCTCGTGGCGGGAAGACCGTATGACATCTCCTCTATTGCGCAATTTGGCGCACGCCTTCCAGAAGCAAACATCACGCTGATCAGAGATTCTGACGGCTCAGTCACTGCCCTCTTCCCATCAGGGATCTCTTTCATTTTCGCTAACGTCGAGAGAGCCCTGTCCATTTCATTTGATGGCCCAGTTGAGTTTAAAAACCGCACCAGGGGTCTTTTGGGAACATGGAATGACGATCCTTCCGATGATTTTGTTACCCCGGATGGGAAAATGCTCCCAGCTGAGGCTTCTCCTCAGGAGATACATTATAAATTTGGCTTGAAAT GGCAAATTGACGCTTCAAAGTCGCTGTTCACTTACGGTGCAAATGAAAGCTCGGCAGCCTTCATAGACCTGAGCTATGTGCCAATGTTCATAGATAACATCACCTGGACAAACGACTCGTTCCGGCTTCAAGCGGAAAGGGTCTGTGGGAACAACACCAATTGTCTGTTTGATGCTGCCGTGACTGTAGATACTTCGTATGGGTGGACGACAAGAAGACAAGAGGAAAATAACAACCAAGTAAACAGAGAGCTAG CATCTTTCCCTCCCAGAATTCACGGACCAAACGTCATCAACGCTACCATCAATCAAACGATTGAATTGAACATCACAGCTGAACATAACTCAAGCGACTACTTCGTGTTTACAGTATGGAATTTTCCAAATGTTGAAATTGTTGCTAATACATCACAGTACCTGGTTATTCGTTGGCAGCCCATATCTACCCAGACA GTGGAGCCCGTGTTTGACGTGACTGGCAGCGATGGGTCTTCATCAGAGCTCCGCCCAATGATTGTGCTGTGCCCCTGTAAACATCCATCCAGATGTATCGAGGACGAGGTCGTTCAGATTCAACGAGAAAGTGGTGCTAGATTTATCATCTTGTCATGCGGATGTCCCTCGGGATTTACGGGACAGTTTTGTAAAAGTAAAATCGACGCATGCGTCGAGAACAACCAGCCTTGTTTTCCTGGTGTCAAGTGTCATGATCTCAACTCTTCAGGGGGTAAGGCGGGATATAGGTGCGACCCGTGTCCCGCGGGATACCGTGGGGATGGAGCGATATGTGAAG ATATCGACGAGTGTGCTTCAAACGTGTCCAAATGTAGCCAACTTTGTATAAACTCTCCGGGATCCTATTTGTGTGACTGTAACCATGGTTACCAACTCGACAATGATCACACCAGCTGTAAAG atatTAATGAGTGCATGGATTTCAATTATTGCATGCATAACTGTTCAAACTTCCCTGGTGGTCGAAACTGTACATGTTTCGAAGGATTCCAAGTAGACCCTAATGACAACACCGTTTGCATAC caATTTTGAGCTGCAACGCCACAGCGACAGGCTGCCAGCAGGTTTGTGCCATGGTTCATGGGCTGCCAAAATGTTCTTGTCACAAAGGGTACGACCTCGACAATGATGGAAAAAGTTGCCACG ATATCAATGAATGCACAACACATAAACACAAGTGCTCTCAACTATGCCACAACAGCGACGGAAGTTACAAGTGCTCCTGTCGCCCTGGCTTCACTTTATCCTCAGATGGCGTTACATGCAATG atATTGATGAATGTGGTTTGATCGATGAGCTATACTGTGCAGGACCATTAGATGTCTGTTTTAACACCATTGGATCTTTTCGCTGTGATTGTCAACAAGGCTTTCAGCGTGTTAATAGTACATGCGAAG AGAACTTCCCGGAAATTAAAGCACGGTTTCAAACAAGTGCGCCAACGTTTTCCGTCAAAACAGACCTGGTTCCTAAAGACGGCATAAATAATGCAGTTGCCATGACCTTAAAGGATACCAATTTAGAAGAG TGGCGTGGAGGACTATCCATCTCATTTAAGGACGCTGTCACCCGAGTTGCTGTAGCGTATTGCGAACAGGGAAAGGACGCTGAGTGCTATAATACTGCAGTTGTCAAAAG GTCTGTAAGTGGTGAGACGCTTACTGGAAGTGTTGAGTTGCTAAAGAAATTCCCAAAAGAACAACGTTCCTATCTTGTTGTGGCCTTTTACGTGATACTTCAGAACAGTCAAGGAGAAGGCTACGTCATGAATCAAAATGCCTTAGTAGACGCTCTTAAGGAATCTGTGGCGGTATTGTCTTCGTCGATTAAAAAAGAAGTTTACAACATTCAGGCGTACCTCAAAGAAGACAGAATCAGTCCACCTTCTCGTGAATCCCAGATTGACAAGTTGCAGAATAAATGGATAATAATTGGTGTCTCCGCTACTATAGCGTTCGTCATGGTTATGGTAATGATCGCCTTGTTCAG ACGCAACAGAGAGAATTCATACCACCCGACCAAGCTAGTCACCAACATCGAATTTTTCACTCTGCGCTGGAATCGGGATGGAACTCGAGAAGATGATATGTTCCTGGGCATACCTAATCCGGGAATAACTAGTACGACTACAACTCTGTAA